In Sorghum bicolor cultivar BTx623 chromosome 8, Sorghum_bicolor_NCBIv3, whole genome shotgun sequence, one genomic interval encodes:
- the LOC8086108 gene encoding protein NRT1/ PTR FAMILY 2.9 produces the protein MAQQHDKASTFAAAQEMATTTKTKQQLSDDESDAGEPEENYRGWKSMPYVIGNETCEKLGTIGTTANLLVYLTTVYGMTGASAATLLNLWSGTVSMAPLLGAFLSDSYLGRYTTIAFASVASFLGMIILTLTAAVPSLHPNDPTAGAPHPNNGPSSLQMAVLLASFALLAVGAGGIRPCNLAFGADQFDPRTPAGRRGINSFFNWYYFTFTIAMMISATVIIYLQSDVNWALGLAVPATLMGVSCVLFFMGTRLYVRVRPDGSPFTSFAQVLVAAARNRRLPAPPSPADDLYDPPHRSSLVSKIAYTHQFLCLDKAAVRTSTTSDDHHPWRLCTLQQVEEVKCLARLLPVWSSGIVYYIVLTNLGNYNVLQAMQTDRHVVAGGSFQIPAGSFVVFNMLALTLWLPFYDGVLVPAMQRVTKREGGITQLQRIGVGIVLSIVTMLVAAAVERHRRRVGDATSCFLLVPQQMLAGLSEAFAIIGQVEFYYKQFPENMRSVAGALLSLGFAIASYASGLMVSVVHRTTGGGRDGRPDWLAQDLNQGRVDLYYLLIAAMAAVNLVYFVVCARWYRFKKPAAAAHADADVELELEGKAAAPPV, from the exons ATGGCGCAGCAGCACGACAAGGCATCCACATTCGCCGCCGCCCAGGAGATGGCGACCACCACCAAGACGAAGCAGCAGCTCTCCGATGATGAATCCGACGCCGGCGAGCCAGAGGAGAACTACCGCGGATGGAAGTCCATGCCCTACGTCATAG GGAACGAGACGTGCGAGAAGCTGGGCACCATCGGCACGACGGCCAACCTGCTGGTGTACCTCACCACCGTCTACGGCATGACCGGCGCCAGCGCCGCCACCTTGCTCAACCTCTGGTCGGGCACCGTCAGCATGGCGCCGCTCCTGGGCGCCTTCCTCAGCGACTCCTACCTGGGCCGCTACACCACCATCGCCTTCGCCTCCGTCGCCTCCTTCCTCGGCATGATCATCCTCACCCTCACCGCCGCCGTGCCGTCCCTCCACCCCAACGACCCCACCGCCGGCGCCCCCCACCCCAATAACGGACCCTCGTCGCTCCAGATGGCCGTGCTCCTCGCCTCCTTCGCCCTCCTCGCCGTCGGCGCCGGCGGCATCCGCCCCTGCAACCTGGCCTTCGGCGCCGACCAGTTCGACCCGCGCACCCCGGCGGGTCGACGGGGCATCAACAGCTTCTTCAACTGGTACTACTTCACCTTCACCATCGCCATGATGATCTCCGCCACCGTCATCATCTACCTCCAGAGCGACGTCAACTGGGCGCTGGGGCTCGCCGTCCCCGCCACGCTCATGGGCGTCTCCTGCGTCCTCTTCTTCATGGGCACGCGCCTCTACGTCCGCGTCCGCCCCGACGGCAGCCCCTTCACCAGCTTCGCTCAGgtcctcgtcgccgccgcccgcAACCGCCGTCTCCCCGCGCCGCCTTCCCCCGCCGACGACCTCTACGACCCGCCGCACCGGAGCAGCCTCGTCTCCAAGATCGCCTACACTCACCAGTTCCTCTGCCTCGACAAGGCCGCCGTGCGCACCAGCACCACCTCCGACGACCACCACCCGTGGCGCCTCTGCACGCTGCAGCAGGTGGAGGAGGTCAAGTGCCTGGCGCGGCTGCTCCCCGTCTGGTCCTCCGGCATCGTCTACTACATCGTGCTCACCAACCTCGGCAACTACAACGTGCTCCAGGCCATGCAGACGGACCGCCACGTCGTCGCCGGCGGCAGCTTCCAGATCCCCGCGGGCTCCTTCGTCGTCTTCAACATGCTGGCGCTCACGCTCTGGCTCCCTTTCTACGACGGCGTGCTCGTGCCGGCGATGCAGCGCGTCACCAAGCGCGAGGGCGGCATCACCCAGCTGCAGCGGATCGGCGTCGGGATCGTGCTCTCCATCGTCACCAtgctcgtcgccgccgccgtcgagagACACCGCCGCAGGGTCGGCGACGCCACCTCCTGCTTCCTGCTCGTGCCGCAGCAGATGCTGGCCGGACTCTCCGAGGCGTTCGCCATCATCGGACAGGTCGAGTTCTACTACAAGCAGTTCCCGGAGAACATGCGCAGCGTCGCGGGGGCGCTGCTGTCCCTGGGCTTCGCCATAGCCAGCTACGCCAGCGGGCTCATGGTCAGCGTCGTGCACCGGAccaccggcggcggccgcgACGGACGCCCCGACTGGCTGGCGCAGGACCTCAACCAGGGACGCGTCGACCTCTACTACCTGCTCATCGCCGCCATGGCGGCCGTCAACCTCGTCTACTTCGTCGTCTGCGCGCGCTGGTACAGGTTCAAGAAGCCGGCGGCAGCCGcccacgccgacgccgacgtggagctggagctggaggGGAAGGCCGCAGCGCCTCCTGTCTGA
- the LOC8071501 gene encoding E3 ubiquitin ligase PQT3-like, with amino-acid sequence MGVVHYRYRSGVQTFSLPIPGAFASVADLKRLIAATARHGSGRTRGRGPRDGIALCDPRTGQEYVDEDTMIPQNSTVLVHRIARLSTDVIQIAGSLTDAITASPIILENDEVASNKPVTESMQKSGAFTGTDDEEITAIRTVINAAEIKWGGSLSGGGYDGGQLGHHCGRPMEGEAPPPDYVCRVCCIPGHFIWQCPTGSKPPPPGYICHKCGVPGHFIHSCPNEIRVKSCSRKKNSCPNYGNRKYDCRRTSSLIPIVSSFDDVILAELAQDMSSSVADSLPAELHCPLCKKVMIDAMLSSKCCYDSFCDKCIRDYIITQSKCLCGVEILADDLIPNPTLRITISSLLSSRAGGLSSGTGNLASSNSSNLDGNSVTASAVLKWDTKQQMDSAPSATTEGSCLVTACKNPVEKSTHSDLQSKTEETEKTSVKKTKAAAGATETFPEPRCQKQLEPDGVAIVSGKLEQKVVRTKQKKAGATGNVNTNCAEYGFNSPFEPPCYDSLFGLGGQPWGANPYMYYMNMPSFSYPLGPYNVNDISNLPLHGPGLQGYPAVPAIHYSNEFQPRDLQDTEASAHARQSKRSKGAGPRSHKPERYRPHTSTQKGGSKRGGRSFQETTTLDSSIESDDYEEIHGQKKVGAHPTTSPRDGGQRRHDQDSSISELPDNNEEPHGREEARARSRSPRSSSRHSYKRHAYEGSTTSSADDADEEINFKRRW; translated from the exons ATGGGGGTTGTGCACTATAGGTACCGGAGCGGGGTCCAGACCTTCTCCTTGCCGATCCCCGGCGCCTTCGCCTCCGTCGCCGACCTCAAGCGCCTGATCGCCGCCACGGCGCGCCACGGCAGCGGCCGGACCAGGGGCCGCGGCCCGCGGGACGGCATCGCGCTCTGCGACCCCCGCACCGGGCAAG AGTATGTCGATGAGGATACCATGATACCTCAGAATTCCACGGTGCTGGTGCACCGGATTGCTCGACTCTCGACAGACGTGATCCAGATTGCTGGAAGTCTGACAGACGCGATTACTGCATC GCCCATAATCTTAGAGAATGATGAGGTGGCATCCAACAAGCCAGTTACTGAATCAATGCAGAAATCAGGTGCATTTACTGGAACAGATGATGAAGAGATCACAGCAATTAGAACTGTCATTAATGCAGCTGAGATTAAGTG GGGAGGTTCTTTATCTGGAGGTGGATATGATGGTGGACAGTTGGGCCACCATTGTG GTCGTCCAATGGAAGGGGAGGCACCCCCTCCTGACTATGTTTGCCGTGTTTGTTGTATTCCTGGACATTTCATTTGGCAGTGCCCAACAGGGAGCAAGCCGCCTCCACCTGGTTATATCTGTCACAAATGTGGAGTCCCAGGGCACTTTATTCATTCTTGCCCAAACGAAATACGTGTGAAGTCgtgttctagaaaaaaaaattcttgCCCAAACTATGGCAACAGGAAATATGATTGCAGAAGAACCAGTTCATTGATCCCCATTGTATCTAGCTTTGATGATGTCATCCTAGCAGAACTGGCCCAGGACATGTCTAGCAGTGTAGCTGATAGTTTGCCAGCAGAACTTCACTGCCCACTATGCAAGAAGGTCATGATAGATGCAATGTTGTCAAGCAAGTGCTGTTATGATAGTTTCTGTGATAAAT GCATTCGGGACTACATTATTACTCAATCGAAGTGCCTTTGTGGTGTCGAAATACTTGCAGATGACCTAATTCCCAATCCAACCCTTAGAATTACAATCTCAAGCTTGTTATCATCAAGGGCTGGTGGCCTTTCCAGTGGCACAGGGAATCTTGCAAGCTCCAATAGCAGCAATTTGGATGGCAATTCTGTCACCGCTTCCGCTGTGTTAAAATGGGACACTAAGCAACAAATGGATAGTGCACCATCGGCTACTACTGAAGGCAGTTGCTTGGTAACTGCGTGCAAGAATCCAGTGGAGAAATCAACACATTCTGATCTCCAGAGTAAAACTGAAGAGACTGAAAAAACATCAGTGAAGAAGACCAAAGCCGCGGCAGGTGCCACGGAAACCTTTCCTGAACCAAGATGCCAGAAACAGCTGGAACCTGATGGTGTAGCAATAGTTTCAGGGAAGCTTGAGCAAAAAGTGGTTAGGACTAAGCAAAAGAAGGCTGGCGCCACTGGAAATGTAAACACCAACTGTGCTGAATATGGTTTCAACAGTCCTTTTGAACCACCATGTTATGACTCTTTGTTTGGACTGGGAGGACAGCCTTGGGGAGCCAATCCTTACATGTACTATATGAATATGCCTTCGTTCAGCTACCCTCTGGGCCCTTATAATGTCAATGACATCAGTAACTTACCGCTGCACGGTCCTGGATTGCAAGGCTACCCAGCTGTCCCAGCAATCCATTACAG CAATGAATTCCAGCCCAGAGATCTCCAGGACACTGAAGCTTCTGCACACGCAAGGCAGTCCAAGAGAAGCAAAGGTGCAGGACCACGATCTCACAAACCAGAACGATATCGTCCCCACACCTCAACTCAGAAAGGAGGATCCAAGAGAGGGGGCAGGTCGTTTCAGGAGACGACAACGTTGGACAGCAGCATTGAGTCTGACGACTATGAGGAGATTCATGGTCAGAAGAAGGTGGGAGCGCATCCTACTACCAGTCCTAGGGACGGTGGTCAGCgtcgacatgaccaggacagtAGTATCTCCGAGTTACCTGACAACAATGAGGAGCCCCATGGCAGGGAGGAAGCTCGAGCGCGTTCAAGAAGTCCGAGATCCAGCTCCAGGCACTCGTACAAGCGACACGCGTACGAGGGCTCGACAACTTCAAGCGCTGATGACGCCGATGAGGAGATCAACTTCAAGCGAAGATGGTAG